In a single window of the Candoia aspera isolate rCanAsp1 chromosome 14, rCanAsp1.hap2, whole genome shotgun sequence genome:
- the DRG2 gene encoding developmentally-regulated GTP-binding protein 2 produces MGILEKIAEIEKEIARTQKNKATEYHLGLLKAKLAKYRAQLLEPSKAAAAKGEGFDVMKSGDARVALIGFPSVGKSTFLSLMTSTASEAASYEFTTLTCIPGVIEYKGANIQLLDLPGIIEGAAQGKGRGRQVIAVARTADVVIMMLDATKGEVQRALLEKELETVGIRLNKNKPNIYFKPKKGGGISFNSTVTLTHCSEKLVQLILHEYKTFNAEVLFREDCSADEFIDVIVGNRVYMPCLYVYNKIDQISMEEVDRLARRPHSAVISCGMKLNLDYLLEMLWEYLALTCIFTKKRGQRPDFSDAIILRKGASIQHVCHRIHRTLADQFKYALVWGTSTKYSPQRVGLSHVVEHEDVIQVVKK; encoded by the exons ATGGGGATCCTGGAGAAGATCGCGGAGATCGAGAAGGAGATCGCCCGGACCCAGAAGAACAAAG CTACGGAGTACCACCTGGGCCTGCTGAAGGCCAAGCTTGCCAAGTACCGAGCTCAGCTGCTAGAGCCTTCCAAAGCGGCTGCGGCCAAAGGGGAAGGTTTCGATGTGATGAAGTCAGGGGATGCACGGGTGGCGCTGATCGGTTTTCCTTCTGTGGGTAAG TCCACATTTCTGAGTTTAATGACTTCCACGGCTAGTGAAGCTGCTTCTTATGAATTCACCACCTTGACCTGCATTCCTGGAGTCATAGAG TACAAAGGAGCCAATATCCAGCTTCTAGATCTTCCAGGGATCATTGAAGGAGCTGCTCAAG GGAAAGGCCGAGGACGCCAGGTGATTGCTGTGGCCCGGACCGCTGATGTCGTCATCATGATGCTGGACGCCACCAAGGGCGAAGTGCAGAG AGCTCTCTTGGAAAAGGAACTAGAAACAGTGGGCATCAGGCTGAATAAAAACAAACCCAATATCTACTTCAAG CCCAAGAAGGGAGGCGGCATCTCTTTCAACTCCACGGTGACGCTGACCCACTGCTCGGAGAAGCTGGTGCAACTCATCCTCCATGAATACA AGACCTTCAATGCCGAGGTGCTGTTCCGGGAAGACTGTTCCGCGGACGAATTCATTGACGTGATCGTTGGCAACCGAGTGTATATGCCCTGCCTTTAC GTTTATAACAAAATCGATCAGATCTCCATGGAAGAGGTGGACCGCTTGGCTCGGAGGCCCCACAGCGCAGTGATCAG CTGTGGAATGAAGCTGAATTTGGACTACCTGCTGGAAATGCTGTGGGAATACCTCGCTCTCACCTGCATCTTCACCAAGAAAAGAGGCC AGAGACCAGATTTTTCCGATGCTATCATTCTGCGAAAAGGGGCCTCTATACAGCATGTG TGCCATCGAATTCACCGGACGTTAGCTGATCAATTCAAGTATGCCCTTGTGTGG GGGACCAGCACCAAGTACAGCCCCCAGCGGGTGGGGCTGAGCCACGTAGTGGAGCATGAAGACGTCATCCAAGTGGTCAAGAAGTAA